One genomic region from Muriicola soli encodes:
- a CDS encoding FAD-dependent oxidoreductase, with protein sequence MSQTPKNIAIVGSGLVGSLLAIYLRPYGHRVTVFDRRPDIRTVEFSGRSINLAMSDRGWKALREVSLEKQIKEIAIPLNKRAMHVLGKPQYFQKYGKEGEAIWSISRGVLNRRMIDLAEEAGAEFKFNEKVWDVDLPTATLYTGESEKSEWKEYKFDIVFGCDGAFSRIRHKMQRRSRYNYSQHFLDVGYKELTIPPNKDGSHKLDKHSFHIWPRGKFMFIAMPNLDGSFTCTLFLPFEGEVSFEKITTKKEAKAFFTTYFPNVMQDIENLTKDFFNNPTSAMVTMKCYPWTYWDKVALVGDSAHAVVPFYGQGMNAGFEDIYTLNKIMKELGDDWENIFQTFQKQRKPNADAIAELSYRNFIEMSSKTADPSFLLQKKIEKWFAEKHPKLWEPTYSRVTFSDRAYAEALAIGDIQEEIMQEVMKMPGIEEDWRNKKVEDRILQLLEQKQQF encoded by the coding sequence ATGTCTCAAACCCCCAAAAACATTGCTATTGTAGGATCTGGACTTGTAGGTTCACTCTTAGCGATTTACCTGCGACCCTATGGGCATCGGGTAACAGTATTTGACAGAAGACCGGACATACGCACCGTCGAATTTTCAGGTCGGTCTATCAACCTGGCCATGAGTGACAGAGGCTGGAAAGCCTTGAGGGAAGTTTCGCTCGAAAAGCAGATCAAGGAAATTGCAATACCCCTTAATAAAAGGGCCATGCACGTTCTTGGAAAACCTCAATATTTTCAGAAATACGGAAAAGAAGGGGAAGCGATCTGGTCTATTTCCAGGGGTGTCCTCAACCGCAGGATGATTGACCTGGCGGAAGAGGCCGGCGCCGAATTCAAATTCAATGAGAAGGTCTGGGATGTAGATTTGCCTACGGCAACACTCTATACAGGAGAATCTGAAAAAAGTGAGTGGAAAGAATACAAATTTGACATCGTCTTTGGCTGTGATGGTGCATTTTCGAGGATTCGACACAAAATGCAGAGAAGAAGCCGTTACAACTACTCTCAGCATTTTCTGGATGTTGGGTATAAAGAGCTTACTATTCCACCCAATAAGGATGGATCACACAAACTCGACAAACATTCTTTTCACATTTGGCCCAGGGGAAAATTCATGTTTATTGCCATGCCCAATCTGGACGGAAGCTTTACCTGCACCCTCTTTTTACCTTTTGAGGGGGAAGTATCCTTTGAGAAAATAACGACAAAGAAAGAAGCAAAAGCATTCTTCACCACGTATTTTCCGAATGTGATGCAGGATATAGAGAATCTGACAAAGGACTTTTTTAATAATCCCACAAGTGCCATGGTAACCATGAAGTGCTATCCATGGACCTATTGGGATAAGGTGGCCCTTGTTGGGGATTCTGCCCATGCCGTGGTGCCTTTTTACGGGCAGGGAATGAATGCAGGTTTTGAGGATATTTACACCCTTAACAAGATTATGAAAGAATTGGGAGACGACTGGGAAAATATATTTCAGACCTTTCAAAAACAACGAAAGCCCAATGCAGATGCTATCGCGGAGTTGAGTTATAGGAATTTTATTGAGATGAGTAGTAAGACCGCTGATCCTTCTTTTTTACTTCAGAAAAAGATAGAGAAATGGTTTGCAGAGAAGCACCCCAAACTATGGGAGCCCACCTATTCAAGGGTGACCTTTTCTGACAGGGCCTATGCAGAAGCTTTGGCTATAGGGGATATTCAGGAGGAGATAATGCAGGAAGTCATGAAAATGCCGGGGATAGAAGAAGACTGGCGAAATAAAAAGGTGGAGGATCGCATATTACAACTCCTCGAGCAAAAACAGCAATTCTAA
- a CDS encoding DUF4174 domain-containing protein: MAFFILLFQEVFVMRYFKLFLGLIFFISISMYSQDLSDYRWKNRILFLFDPGEMLEKSTEQIKLFKAYQKEMEERNLIFLIFDGKVTRDGDFKIISQVLPPDKISRSEGVFLIGKDGGVKWESEYFAEPSVVFEIIDSMPMRRSEMRRKNKP, from the coding sequence ATGGCTTTTTTTATACTTTTATTCCAGGAAGTATTTGTTATGCGGTATTTCAAACTATTTTTAGGTCTTATTTTCTTTATAAGTATAAGCATGTATTCTCAGGATCTTAGTGATTATCGTTGGAAAAATCGCATTCTTTTTCTTTTCGACCCCGGAGAAATGTTGGAAAAAAGCACAGAACAAATCAAACTGTTTAAGGCGTATCAAAAGGAGATGGAAGAACGAAACTTGATTTTCCTGATTTTTGACGGAAAAGTCACCAGGGACGGAGACTTCAAAATTATTTCTCAAGTTTTGCCACCTGACAAAATTTCCCGATCTGAAGGAGTATTTCTAATTGGAAAAGACGGAGGAGTAAAATGGGAATCGGAATACTTTGCTGAGCCCTCCGTTGTCTTTGAAATTATAGATAGTATGCCCATGAGGCGCTCCGAAATGAGAAGGAAGAATAAGCCTTAG
- a CDS encoding zinc ribbon domain-containing protein, whose protein sequence is MAAKKEATVEDKLRALYDLQLIDSRVDEIRNVRGELPLEVEDLEDEVLGLKTRMDKLKTDLETINYEITAKKNLIDESKVLIKKYAEQQKNVRNSREFNSLAKEVEFQELEIQLAEKNIKEFKAQIEQKKEVIAETKEKLSEREAHLKHKKNELDAILAETEKEEKALLEQSGKYEKQIEERLVKAYKRIRTNVKNGLAVVPIERGASGGSFFTIPPQVQVEIASRKKIITDEHSGRILVDPVLAEEEQEKMHKMFDKI, encoded by the coding sequence ATGGCAGCAAAGAAAGAAGCTACAGTAGAGGATAAATTAAGAGCCCTATACGATCTGCAATTGATCGATTCACGGGTAGATGAAATCCGCAATGTAAGGGGAGAATTACCCCTTGAAGTGGAAGACCTGGAAGATGAAGTACTGGGACTTAAGACCAGGATGGACAAGCTTAAGACAGATCTTGAGACTATAAATTACGAGATCACAGCTAAGAAGAATCTTATTGACGAGTCAAAAGTTCTCATTAAGAAGTATGCCGAGCAACAGAAAAACGTAAGAAACAGTCGTGAGTTCAATTCCCTGGCCAAAGAAGTGGAGTTTCAGGAATTGGAGATCCAATTGGCGGAAAAGAATATCAAAGAATTTAAGGCTCAGATAGAGCAGAAAAAGGAAGTGATCGCTGAAACTAAAGAGAAGTTGTCTGAACGCGAGGCACATCTTAAACACAAGAAAAATGAACTAGACGCTATTCTCGCCGAAACAGAGAAAGAGGAAAAGGCTCTTCTAGAACAATCGGGCAAATACGAGAAGCAGATTGAAGAGCGACTAGTGAAGGCCTACAAACGAATCCGCACTAATGTTAAGAATGGTCTTGCCGTTGTTCCAATTGAAAGAGGGGCTTCAGGTGGATCTTTCTTTACAATTCCACCTCAGGTACAGGTAGAGATTGCATCGAGAAAAAAAATTATCACTGACGAACACAGTGGACGAATTTTAGTTGATCCTGTCCTGGCAGAAGAGGAGCAGGAAAAAATGCATAAGATGTTTGACAAGATATAA
- a CDS encoding Nif3-like dinuclear metal center hexameric protein, which yields MIVKEVADILEELAPLSLAEEYDNVGLLLGDPQSEVSGILVTLDALENVVDEAISRKFNLIVTFHPIIFSGLKKITGRTYVERVVQKALKHNINIYSMHTALDNVSQGVNGKLCEVLGIENPQILIQKTNTIKKLTTYIPVNAVEKVKDALFTAGGGAIGNYSHCSFTLEGKGSFMPEKGSAPTLGKKGEIEITDELQLHMTFPERLEKKIVRALFDSHPYEEVAYEVITLDNTNPSEGMGMIGMLPEPMKEADFLAMVKDKMKVGCIRHSAFRNKKIQRVAVLGGSGAFAISAARAEGADAFVTSDLKYHQFFEAEESILLADIGHYESEQYTKNLLVDYLTKKIPNFAVALSESKTNPIKYY from the coding sequence ATGATTGTAAAAGAAGTTGCGGATATTCTGGAAGAGTTGGCTCCGTTGAGCCTTGCAGAGGAATATGACAATGTAGGCCTTCTCCTCGGGGATCCACAAAGCGAGGTAAGTGGTATTCTGGTTACCCTCGACGCCCTGGAAAACGTAGTTGATGAAGCCATATCCAGGAAGTTTAACCTCATCGTAACTTTCCATCCTATCATTTTCTCCGGGCTGAAGAAAATTACCGGCAGAACTTATGTAGAAAGGGTCGTTCAGAAGGCGCTTAAACACAATATCAATATTTACAGCATGCATACTGCCCTGGACAATGTGTCCCAGGGTGTCAATGGTAAACTATGCGAAGTACTGGGCATTGAGAATCCACAAATCCTGATCCAGAAAACGAATACAATAAAAAAACTGACCACCTACATTCCGGTGAATGCTGTGGAAAAGGTGAAGGATGCCTTGTTCACTGCAGGCGGAGGTGCTATAGGCAACTACAGTCATTGCAGCTTTACTTTAGAAGGGAAAGGGAGTTTTATGCCTGAAAAAGGCTCAGCACCTACCCTGGGTAAAAAGGGCGAAATTGAAATCACTGATGAACTTCAGCTCCATATGACCTTCCCGGAGCGACTGGAGAAAAAAATAGTTCGGGCGCTTTTTGATAGTCACCCATATGAAGAAGTAGCCTACGAAGTAATTACGCTAGACAATACAAATCCTTCGGAAGGAATGGGTATGATCGGCATGCTTCCAGAACCGATGAAGGAAGCTGATTTTCTCGCCATGGTGAAGGACAAAATGAAGGTGGGATGTATACGGCATTCGGCGTTTCGGAATAAAAAGATACAAAGAGTAGCTGTTTTAGGGGGAAGCGGAGCTTTTGCCATTTCTGCTGCCCGGGCAGAAGGAGCGGATGCTTTTGTTACTTCAGACCTGAAATACCATCAATTTTTCGAAGCTGAAGAAAGTATCCTCCTGGCTGATATAGGACACTACGAATCAGAACAATACACAAAAAATCTATTGGTAGATTATCTTACAAAAAAAATCCCTAATTTTGCAGTCGCTTTATCGGAAAGCAAAACCAATCCTATTAAGTATTATTAA
- the lpxK gene encoding tetraacyldisaccharide 4'-kinase, whose product MQLLRKIAFPFSLLYAIVVYLRNLCYDTGLFNSKTFDTPTVCIGNLSTGGSGKTPMIEWVLKHLNQNKSIAVLSRGYKRQSQGFLFVNPDMSPEAAGDEPLQIATKFPNTVVAVDPNRQSGIKILEEQVIPDLILLDDAYQHRKVKATFYVLLTAYSQLYTRDWYLPTGNLRDHKNQAKRANVIIVTKCPAQLSEEEQNEVIRSLAPQPEQQVLFCTLAYKEKVIGVNETLSLESLKTREVILVTAIANPEPLLQYLRSKGIRYDHRKFPDHHYFTEKEKSEFNKAPVILTTEKDFTRMGGKVDNAYYLGVEHRFLNDGKEKFIGQLNSL is encoded by the coding sequence ATGCAACTCCTGAGAAAAATAGCCTTTCCCTTTTCGCTGCTTTATGCGATAGTGGTCTACCTTCGTAATCTCTGCTATGATACAGGCCTTTTCAATTCAAAAACCTTCGATACTCCAACCGTCTGCATCGGTAACCTCAGTACCGGCGGAAGTGGAAAAACACCGATGATAGAATGGGTTCTGAAACATTTAAATCAAAACAAGTCAATCGCTGTTCTGAGTCGGGGATACAAAAGGCAATCACAAGGGTTTTTATTTGTAAATCCTGATATGAGTCCGGAAGCCGCCGGGGATGAGCCCTTGCAGATCGCAACCAAGTTTCCAAATACCGTTGTAGCCGTCGATCCAAACAGACAAAGTGGTATTAAAATATTGGAAGAACAGGTGATTCCTGATCTGATCCTGCTCGACGATGCTTATCAACACCGAAAAGTAAAAGCGACTTTTTATGTGCTGCTTACAGCGTATTCTCAGTTGTATACTCGCGACTGGTATCTCCCTACCGGAAACCTCAGGGATCATAAAAACCAGGCTAAAAGGGCAAATGTGATCATTGTCACCAAATGTCCTGCTCAATTGTCTGAGGAAGAACAGAATGAGGTCATACGCAGTCTGGCTCCCCAACCTGAGCAGCAGGTTTTATTTTGCACTTTGGCTTACAAGGAAAAGGTGATCGGAGTCAATGAAACGCTAAGTCTGGAAAGTTTGAAAACAAGAGAAGTAATCTTGGTTACAGCTATTGCCAATCCCGAGCCATTACTTCAGTATCTCCGGTCCAAAGGAATCCGGTATGATCACCGAAAATTCCCCGATCATCATTACTTCACGGAAAAGGAGAAAAGTGAGTTCAACAAAGCACCCGTGATCCTGACCACAGAAAAAGATTTTACCAGGATGGGGGGTAAGGTAGACAATGCCTATTATTTAGGAGTGGAGCACAGATTTCTAAATGATGGAAAGGAAAAATTTATCGGGCAGCTCAATAGCCTATGA
- a CDS encoding tetratricopeptide repeat-containing hybrid sensor histidine kinase/response regulator gives MIDLRPYKHRLGLLVLFVLVTSLMPLWSQDSANIEATLSEYFEEYTSLKNQDQLDRAFDVLDQAQQFAEENENEKGMIGTYNRFALLNLLRGDNQKAEFYLDRAKRMLESYLSYPSGEGFARYVEAKMLFSSDLNFRALQELNDAKKLSNDRNLLNNMVLLEGMIYMRIQDYEKASTSFNALLVNTDPIEKNFLTTKAHLGLAEMYLQTEDYKESIKNSLSALKLTEENNFKTEFLEANEYLALAYEKDAQYKLALEYKENIVEIKDSIFTLDKLKAETNKADKLAMEDAQAEISRQDERIAELSESANRSEITAILTSAFLTIISLLAVSLYRNNQIKLKTNDLLQTKNRELQAARDAAVQAMEAKTNFLSTVSHELRTPLYAVTGLTHLLLEENPPEHQKEHLKSLKFSGDYLLNFINDILQINKIDADKLEPASIEFYLKKIISEVIDSLQQSAKEKNTKIILQYDDNIPQHLMSDPLKLSQILINLIGNSIKFTKNGEVRVIAKLLKKEEENVTVYFEVRDNGIGISKEQQQSIFDSFEQGSIQINREYGGTGLGLTIVKSLLGLFDSQIHLKSDIGKGSSFYFEIELKAKDSLVDDVPFEIEQKEYDLNGLHVLVVEDNKINQVITKKMLAKRGITCDIAENGMEAIDKANKNQYDGILMDIHMPGISGVEATIEIRKFDRQTSIIALTAISLDDSLESFYAAGCNDVVTKPFKPEVFYQKIGENFVEPKQKKSAS, from the coding sequence TTGATTGATCTTAGACCATATAAACACCGCTTAGGATTGCTGGTACTCTTTGTACTGGTCACCTCCCTAATGCCCCTTTGGTCGCAGGACAGCGCCAATATTGAAGCCACCCTTTCCGAATACTTTGAGGAATATACCTCGCTTAAAAATCAGGATCAACTAGACAGAGCCTTTGACGTCCTCGATCAGGCGCAGCAATTTGCTGAGGAAAATGAGAACGAAAAGGGAATGATTGGAACTTACAATCGATTTGCCTTGCTGAATCTTTTACGCGGAGACAATCAAAAGGCTGAGTTTTACCTGGACAGGGCGAAACGTATGCTCGAAAGCTATCTTTCTTATCCTTCAGGAGAAGGTTTTGCCAGATACGTGGAAGCTAAAATGCTCTTTAGTTCGGACCTCAATTTTAGGGCCTTGCAAGAGCTGAATGACGCTAAGAAACTCAGTAACGACAGGAATCTTCTAAACAATATGGTCTTGTTGGAGGGTATGATTTACATGAGAATACAGGATTACGAGAAGGCCTCTACGAGTTTTAACGCCTTACTTGTAAATACGGATCCGATTGAAAAGAATTTCCTTACCACCAAAGCCCATCTGGGCCTGGCAGAAATGTATCTGCAAACTGAGGACTATAAAGAAAGCATTAAAAACAGTCTGAGTGCCCTGAAACTGACGGAGGAAAATAATTTCAAGACTGAATTTCTGGAGGCTAATGAATATCTGGCCCTGGCCTACGAGAAAGATGCTCAATACAAACTTGCCCTTGAATACAAAGAAAATATTGTTGAGATCAAGGATTCCATATTTACCCTCGATAAATTAAAGGCAGAGACCAACAAAGCAGATAAGCTGGCAATGGAAGATGCCCAGGCAGAAATTTCACGACAAGACGAGCGTATAGCAGAACTCAGTGAATCTGCCAACCGATCTGAAATCACTGCCATTCTAACCTCAGCATTCTTAACCATTATTTCACTGCTGGCCGTTTCCCTGTATCGCAACAACCAGATCAAACTAAAGACAAACGATCTTTTACAGACCAAGAACAGAGAATTACAAGCAGCTCGTGATGCTGCGGTTCAGGCTATGGAGGCCAAAACAAATTTTCTGTCAACAGTTAGTCACGAATTGCGAACACCACTTTATGCGGTAACCGGATTAACGCATTTACTCCTAGAGGAAAATCCGCCGGAACATCAGAAAGAACATTTGAAATCCCTCAAATTTTCCGGAGATTATCTCCTGAACTTTATCAATGATATTCTTCAGATCAATAAAATTGATGCGGATAAACTGGAACCTGCAAGTATAGAATTTTATCTGAAAAAGATCATCAGTGAGGTGATCGATTCGCTACAGCAAAGCGCCAAGGAGAAAAATACCAAGATCATTCTCCAATACGATGATAACATTCCCCAACATCTGATGAGTGATCCATTAAAACTCTCTCAGATCCTGATCAATCTAATAGGAAATTCTATCAAGTTTACTAAAAATGGAGAAGTTAGGGTAATTGCCAAACTCCTTAAAAAAGAAGAAGAAAATGTCACCGTATATTTTGAAGTCAGAGATAACGGCATTGGCATAAGCAAGGAACAGCAACAGAGTATTTTTGACAGTTTTGAACAGGGATCTATCCAAATCAACAGAGAATACGGAGGAACCGGCCTTGGTCTTACCATCGTAAAAAGTCTACTTGGATTGTTTGACAGTCAGATCCACCTGAAAAGTGATATCGGGAAAGGAAGTTCATTTTACTTTGAGATCGAGCTAAAGGCAAAAGACAGTTTGGTGGATGATGTTCCTTTTGAAATTGAACAGAAAGAGTACGATCTGAATGGCCTTCACGTCCTTGTCGTTGAAGACAACAAGATCAACCAGGTAATTACGAAGAAGATGCTGGCTAAACGCGGAATTACTTGTGACATTGCTGAAAACGGGATGGAGGCCATCGACAAGGCGAATAAGAACCAATATGACGGTATTTTAATGGACATTCATATGCCGGGAATCAGCGGTGTTGAAGCCACTATAGAAATCAGAAAATTCGATCGCCAGACCTCTATAATTGCCTTAACCGCTATTTCTCTTGACGACAGCCTGGAGTCTTTTTATGCGGCCGGGTGTAACGATGTGGTGACAAAGCCTTTCAAGCCTGAAGTGTTTTATCAAAAAATCGGCGAAAACTTCGTGGAACCCAAGCAGAAAAAATCAGCCTCATAG
- the gap gene encoding type I glyceraldehyde-3-phosphate dehydrogenase, which produces MKMVNIGINGFGRIGRTLFRLLQDHPHIRVRAINDLADTETLAHLLKYDSIHGPFGQQVETRDHILLVNGQEILMTSEDHPSKIDWTAASVDLVVEATGKYKSKEILEKHLINGARKVVLAVPPENEDIKMIVFGVNHETLTKDDHIISNASCTTNNAAPMIKVLDDHWGVEQAYITTVHSFTSDQSLHDRPHRDLRRARAAAQSIIPTTTGAAKALTRIFPDLAHAIGGCGIRVPVPNGSLTDITLNVKKDTTIQEINDTFERVAENELKNVLFYTKDPIVSIDINNSCYSCTFDSMMTSVLGKMVKVIGWYDNETGYSSRIIDVIQYLERKEYL; this is translated from the coding sequence ATGAAAATGGTAAATATAGGAATCAATGGTTTTGGTCGTATCGGCCGGACCTTGTTTCGTCTGCTACAGGACCATCCCCATATCAGGGTCAGGGCCATTAATGATCTGGCCGACACAGAAACCCTCGCTCATTTATTAAAATACGACAGTATTCATGGGCCTTTTGGCCAGCAGGTTGAAACTCGGGATCATATTTTATTGGTCAATGGACAGGAAATCCTAATGACCAGTGAAGATCACCCCTCCAAGATAGACTGGACCGCAGCCTCAGTAGACCTGGTAGTTGAAGCAACAGGGAAATACAAATCCAAAGAAATCCTGGAGAAACACCTGATAAATGGCGCCCGAAAGGTAGTCCTGGCTGTTCCACCGGAAAATGAGGATATCAAAATGATCGTATTTGGGGTAAATCATGAGACGCTCACCAAAGATGATCATATTATCTCAAATGCCTCCTGTACCACCAACAATGCTGCACCTATGATCAAGGTCTTAGATGACCACTGGGGAGTGGAACAAGCCTATATCACCACAGTTCATTCATTTACTTCAGATCAAAGCCTTCACGATCGTCCTCATCGTGATCTCAGGAGGGCCAGAGCCGCTGCACAATCTATAATTCCCACAACTACCGGGGCCGCCAAGGCTTTAACCCGTATATTCCCCGATTTGGCTCATGCCATAGGAGGCTGTGGCATCAGAGTACCCGTTCCAAATGGCTCACTTACAGACATTACGCTTAACGTTAAAAAAGATACGACCATTCAGGAAATTAATGATACTTTTGAGAGAGTTGCTGAAAATGAGCTAAAAAACGTACTTTTTTATACGAAAGACCCTATAGTTTCTATTGATATAAACAATAGTTGTTATTCCTGTACGTTTGATTCTATGATGACATCTGTACTCGGTAAGATGGTAAAGGTTATCGGATGGTATGATAATGAAACCGGATACAGCAGCAGGATCATCGATGTGATTCAATATTTAGAGCGTAAAGAATATCTTTGA